The window GCAACACCCGCGCCGGCGTGCTGAAGACCACCTTCGCCGAAGAGACCGAGACCGACCTGTTCGGCGAGCAGAGCGTGCTGTGCGGCGGCGTGTCGGCGCTGGTCAAGGCCGGCTTCGAGACACTGGTCGAGGCGGGCTACCAGCCCGAGGTGGCCTACTTCGAGTGTATGCACGAGCTCAAACTGATCGTCGACCTGTTCTACCAGGGCGGCCTGAACTACATGCGCTACTCGGTGTCGGACACGGCCGAGTGGGGCGACTATGTGGCCGGCAACCAGATCATCAACGAGCAGACCCGCGCGGCCATGCGGCAGCTGCTGGCCAACATTCAGAGCGGCGCCTTCGCCGAGGACTGGATCGAGGAGAACCATAACGGCCGGCCGCGCTTCAACGCCCAGCGCAAGGCCGATATCGACCACCCGATCGAGCGCGTCGGCCGCGAGCTGCGCCGCATGATGCCGTTCGTCGGGCCGAAAGAAGTGGTACCTGGCCAGGGTGGAGCCTAACCAAGAACTAAGAACCGAGAACCAGATGGCATGGGGCAGCTATGCCGAAAGAGTATAACCATCGCAATCTGATCGTCTGGCAGCGCGCACAGGCATTATCGCACCAGATGATCCAACTTACCAAGCGCTTGCCTCAATCGTGGGCAAATGCAGTATCAGCCACCGTTCCCATGTATGCCAGAGGATTATGTGTAAGGCTGGTTCTTGGTTCTTGGTTCTCGGTTCTTCACTCGCAAGGAGTTGTTCTATGGACTCTCACGTAACCGATCACGTACGAATCTTCGACACGACCCTGCGCGACGGCGAGCAGGCGCCTGGCTGCACCATGACCAAGGAGGAGAAGCTCGAGGTGGCCCGCCAGCTCGCGCGCCTTGGCGTCGATATTATCGAGGCCGGCTTCCCGGCGGCCTCGCCCGGCGATTGGGATGCCGTCAACGCGATTGCCCTCGAGGTCGGCACAATCGATGGCCCCACGATCTGCGGCCTGGCACGCGCCAACAAAGACGACATCGACAAATGCTGGACGGCGATCGAGCCGGCGACGAATAAGCGCATCCATACGTTTATGTCAACCTCAGACATCCACCTCGAGCACCAGTTCCACAAGAGTCGCGGCGAGGCGATCGAGCTGATCGGCGAGATGGTAAGCTACGCCCGCAGCCTGTGCGACGATGTCGAGTTCTCGCCCATGGATGCCGGCCGATCCGACCCGCAGTTCCTCAAAGAGGTGCTGAAAGTGGCGATCGAGTGTGGCGCGACCACGCTGAACATCCCCGACACGGTTGGCTACACCACCCCCGAAGAGTACTACGCGATGATCGACGGCATCCGCCGCAGCGTGCCAGGCGCCGACAAGGTGATCATCTCGACGCACTGCCACGACGACCTGGGCATGGCTGTGGCCAACTCGCTGGCCGGCGTGCGCGCTGGTGCGCGCCAGATCGAGTGTACGATCAACGGCATCGGCGAACGCGCCGGCAATGCCTCGCTCGAGGAAGTGGTGATGGCGCTGCACACCCGCAAGCAGTTCTTCGACATCGAGACCAAAATCAACACGCGCGAGCTGGCGCGCGCGTCGCGGCTGGTGTCGGCTTGCACGGGCGTCCATGTACCGCCAAACAAGGCGATCGTCGGCGCCAATGCCTTCGCGCACGAGTCGGGCATTCACCAGGACGGCGTGCTCAAGCATCGCCAGACCTACGAGATCATGAGCGCCGAGACGGTTGGGCTGGATGGCAATGCGTTGATCCTGGGCAAGCACTCGGGCCGCCACGCCTTCCGCAAGCACCTCGAGGCGCTGGGCTATACCCTGAACGACGACGAGTTCCGCCACGTGTTCACGCGTTTCAAAGAGCTGGCCGATAAGAAGAAGGTCGTCGACGACCGCGATCTCGAGGCGCTGATCGCCGGCGAGGCCCAGCGCACCGTGGCGATCTACGAGCTCGAGTATGTGCAGGCGTTCTGCGGCACCGATGTGATCCCAACTGCGACTGTGCGCATGCGCGGGCCGGGCGGCGAGACGCGCACCGAATCGGCCCAAGGCACCGGCCCGGTCGATGCGGTGTGCCAGGCGATCAATAAGATCGTCGGCCAGCCGGGCGAGCTGGTCGAGTTCGCGGTCAGCGCTATCACCGAGGGCATTAACGCCACTGCCGAGGTAACTATTCGCGTGCAGGAGTATGGCACTCGCGCGGCCGAGAGCGAGCAGCCCAATGGCAGCGGCGCCATGCCCGAGCGTGGCCGCCAGCCGCGCGTGTTCAGCGGCTATGGCGTGAATACCGATACCGTGGTGGCTTCGGCCGAGGCCTATGTCGGCGCGCTGAACAAACTGTTCCACTCGCGCCAAGAACGCCAACGTGCCGGGTCGCGCCAGGACACGCCGATCGAGGCGGTCGACTTATTCGGCAACAGTATGCTTGGGAAAGCCGACTGATAGGGTGACACGATGCCACGATGCCTAGCTTACGCGTTCATCTTGTCATCGTAGCATATCGAGGCGGTCGACTTATTCGGCAACAGTATGCTTGGGAAAGCCGACTGATAGGGTGACACGATGACAAGATGGCACGATGCCACGATGCCTAGCTTACGCGTTCATCTTGTCATCGTAGCATATCGAGGCGGTCGACTTATTCGGCAACAGTATGCTTGGGAAAGCCGACTGATAGGGTGACACGATGACACGATGGCACGATGCCACGATGCCTAGCTTACGCGTTCATCGTGTCATCGTGTCATCGTATCATCTTGTCAAGTGGTTGCTCAATGACCCAGACAATCGCCTACCTTGGCCCGCCCGGCAGCTTCAGTGAAGAGGCAGCAATTGCCTATGGCGGGGTTGCCGCCGAGTACCTGCCACTAGGCAGCATGCCTGCTGTGGTCACCGCCGTCGAGACGGGTGCGGCCACGGCCGGCGTGCTGCCGATCGAAAATGTGCTCGAGGGCAGCGTCACCACCACGCTCGACCTGCTCATCCACGAGACAAACTTGCGGATCGCCGGCGAGACGGTCATCCCAATCACGCAGTACCTGGCGGCGCGGCCAGGCGTGACACTGCCGCAGATCAAGGTGCTGTACGCGCACCCGCAGTCGCTCGGCCAGTGCCGCCGGTTCGTCGAGCGCTGCTTGCCGGGCGTGGCCACAATCGCCTCGCTGAGCAACAGCGCCGCACCAGCCGAGGCCCTGGCCGACGAGCGGCCGGCGGCGGCGATCAGCACACTGCGCGCGGCCGAGATCAATGGCGCGCATATCATGGCCAGCCGCATCAACGACCGCGCCGACAATGTGACCCGCTTCATTGCGCTCGGCCGCAGCGACAGCCCACCCAGTGGCGACGACAAGACCAGCCTGTGCTTCGGGTTCGCCGAAGATCGCGCCGGCATTCTGGTCGAGACGCTACACGAGCTGGCGCGCGCCAACATCAACATGACCAAGCTCGAGTCGCGCCCCAGCAAGGCCACACTCGGCGAGTATATCTTCCTGGTCGACATCAACGGCCACCGGCTCGATCCGCACATTGCCGAGGTGCTCGGGCGCGTGCGTGCCATGGCTGGGCTGTTCAAGGTGTTTGGCTCGTACCCATGCTACCGAGAGAAATAATGCTGCACGTAAAGGTGATTCCGGCAGTCGCTCGGCACGAGCGGCTGCCCGCCATTTGGGGCTGCTAGTCTGCTGTTGTACGCCCCGCCCCCTCGCCCTCTCCCCGCGTGCGGAGGGGGGAAACACCCGAATCCCCCGCTCCCAACATTGAGGGCGGGGGCAGGGGGCGGGCCGATGGCGCCCTGATGCGGCAGCGTACAAACCCTACACCCGCGAGGGTAGGGGTGAGAGGAAACGCCCCGCAGGTCGTTTCAGCAATAACCCTGGCCGCCCAGCGGCCATGTTAAGGAGCTAGCAGTGCAAATTCAACTCTACGATACGACCCTGCGCGACGGCACCCAGCGCGAGGGGCTCTCGCTCTCGGCCGACGACAAAGTCAAGATCGCGCGCGAGCTCGACCGGCTAGGCATCCATTATATCGAGGGCGGCTGGCCCGGCTCGAACCCAAAGGACGCCGAGTTCTTCCAGAAGATTCAGCAGATCGAGCTGAAGCACGCCAAAGTCGCGGCCTTTGGCAGCACGCGCCACGCCAAACACAGCTGCGCCGACGACCTGAACATTCAGGCGCTGGTCGAGGCAAATACGCCGGTGGTCACGCTGGTGGGTAAAAGCTCGGTGCTGCATGTCGAGAAAGTGCTCGAGACCACGCTCGGCGAGAACTTGCGCATGATCGGCGACAGCGTGGCCTACTTCTGCCAGCTTGGCAAAGAGGTGATCTACGATGCCGAGCACTTCTTCGATGGCTATAAGCTCGACGCCGAGTACGCGCTTGAGACGATCAGCGCCGCAGCTCGGGCCGGCGCAAGCTGCCTGACACTCTGCGACACCAACGGCGGCTCGTTGCCGGCCGAGGTATCGCAGGCGGTCAAGGTTGTGCGCGAGCACCTGCGCAGCGAAGGGCTCAACCCGCAGCTGGGCATTCATACCCACAACGATGGCGCGCTGGCGGTGGCCAACGCGATGGTGGCGGTGCAGGCCGGCTGCAGCCAGGTGCAGGGCACGATCAACGGCTATGGCGAGCGCTGCGGCAACATGGATCTGGTGCCGCTGATCGCGAACCTCCAGCTCAAGCAGGGCTTTGCCTGCGTCGCGCCCGAGCAGCTCCAGCGCCTGAGCGAGGTGTCACACGCGGTCGCGGCGATCGCGAATATCAACCCCGACACGCACGCGCCATACGTTGGCCGCAGCGCCTTCGCGCACAAGGGCGGCATCCACGTAGCCGCGATTGCCAAGGTGGCTGCTAGCTACCAGCATATCGCGCCCGAGCTGGTGGGCAACCAGCTGCGCGTGGTGGTGAGCGAGCTGGCCGGGCGGGGCAATGTGCGCATGCGCGCCGAGGCGCTTGGCCTCGATCTGAATGGGAACGAGAGCACCGTGCTCCAGCGCATCAAAGAGCTCGAGAGCGACGGCTTCCAGTTCGAGGCCGCCGAAGGCTCGTTCGAGATGCTGGTGCGACGAGCTTCGCCCGGCTATGTCGCGCCGTTCGAGCTGCTCGACTTTACGGTGATTGTCGAGAAGCGCGGCGCGAATAGCGTCATGTCGCAGGCGACCGTCAAGCTGCGCGTGGGCGACGAGATGATGCACACGGCGGCCGAGGGCGACGGCCCGGTGAATGCGCTCGACCAGGCCATTCGCAAGGCGCTGCTGCCACACTACCCCGAGCTGGCCAATGTGCGCCTGGCCGATTACAAGGTGCGGATCGTCGACGAGCACCTGGGCACCGCCGCCAAACCACGCGTGCTGATCGAGTCGGCCTGCGGCGAAGAGCGCTGGAGTACGGTCGGCTGCTCCGAGAATATTATCGAGGCCAGCTGGCAAGCGCTGTGGGATAGCCTCGAGCTGCCGCTGCTGCGCAGTAGAACCCTGAACGATGACACGGTGGCAGGATGACCAGCGCGCTTGGGCACAGTCATCTTGTCAGCTTGTCACCGTGTCACCTATAATGCCGCCAGCTTCCGTACCGACCTAAGACCCACAAGGAGACAGAGTATGCCGATCAAGCCGACGAAGTACATCTGGTTCAACGGCGAGCTAGTGCCCTGGGAGCGCGCGACCGTGCATGTGATGACCCACGCGCTACACTATGGCTCGTCGGTGTTCGAGGGCATCCGCTGCTACAGCACGCCCAAAGGCCCGGCGATCTTTCGGCTGGGGCTGCACACACGCCGCCTGTTCGACTCGGCCAAGATCTACCGCATGGAGCTGCCGTTCAGCGCCGAGCAGATCAACCAGGCCTGCAAGGCGGTGGTGCGCGAGAATGGCCTGCAGAGCGCATACCTGCGGCCGCTGGTGTGGCGCGGCTACGGCGAGCTAGGCGTATTCCCGCTCAAGAACCCGGTCGAAGTGATGATCGCCGCAGTCGAGTGGGGCACCTACCTGGGCGCCGAC of the Candidatus Kouleothrix ribensis genome contains:
- a CDS encoding 2-isopropylmalate synthase, which codes for MDSHVTDHVRIFDTTLRDGEQAPGCTMTKEEKLEVARQLARLGVDIIEAGFPAASPGDWDAVNAIALEVGTIDGPTICGLARANKDDIDKCWTAIEPATNKRIHTFMSTSDIHLEHQFHKSRGEAIELIGEMVSYARSLCDDVEFSPMDAGRSDPQFLKEVLKVAIECGATTLNIPDTVGYTTPEEYYAMIDGIRRSVPGADKVIISTHCHDDLGMAVANSLAGVRAGARQIECTINGIGERAGNASLEEVVMALHTRKQFFDIETKINTRELARASRLVSACTGVHVPPNKAIVGANAFAHESGIHQDGVLKHRQTYEIMSAETVGLDGNALILGKHSGRHAFRKHLEALGYTLNDDEFRHVFTRFKELADKKKVVDDRDLEALIAGEAQRTVAIYELEYVQAFCGTDVIPTATVRMRGPGGETRTESAQGTGPVDAVCQAINKIVGQPGELVEFAVSAITEGINATAEVTIRVQEYGTRAAESEQPNGSGAMPERGRQPRVFSGYGVNTDTVVASAEAYVGALNKLFHSRQERQRAGSRQDTPIEAVDLFGNSMLGKAD
- the pheA gene encoding prephenate dehydratase → MTQTIAYLGPPGSFSEEAAIAYGGVAAEYLPLGSMPAVVTAVETGAATAGVLPIENVLEGSVTTTLDLLIHETNLRIAGETVIPITQYLAARPGVTLPQIKVLYAHPQSLGQCRRFVERCLPGVATIASLSNSAAPAEALADERPAAAISTLRAAEINGAHIMASRINDRADNVTRFIALGRSDSPPSGDDKTSLCFGFAEDRAGILVETLHELARANINMTKLESRPSKATLGEYIFLVDINGHRLDPHIAEVLGRVRAMAGLFKVFGSYPCYREK
- a CDS encoding citramalate synthase translates to MQIQLYDTTLRDGTQREGLSLSADDKVKIARELDRLGIHYIEGGWPGSNPKDAEFFQKIQQIELKHAKVAAFGSTRHAKHSCADDLNIQALVEANTPVVTLVGKSSVLHVEKVLETTLGENLRMIGDSVAYFCQLGKEVIYDAEHFFDGYKLDAEYALETISAAARAGASCLTLCDTNGGSLPAEVSQAVKVVREHLRSEGLNPQLGIHTHNDGALAVANAMVAVQAGCSQVQGTINGYGERCGNMDLVPLIANLQLKQGFACVAPEQLQRLSEVSHAVAAIANINPDTHAPYVGRSAFAHKGGIHVAAIAKVAASYQHIAPELVGNQLRVVVSELAGRGNVRMRAEALGLDLNGNESTVLQRIKELESDGFQFEAAEGSFEMLVRRASPGYVAPFELLDFTVIVEKRGANSVMSQATVKLRVGDEMMHTAAEGDGPVNALDQAIRKALLPHYPELANVRLADYKVRIVDEHLGTAAKPRVLIESACGEERWSTVGCSENIIEASWQALWDSLELPLLRSRTLNDDTVAG